A stretch of Mesoplodon densirostris isolate mMesDen1 chromosome 9, mMesDen1 primary haplotype, whole genome shotgun sequence DNA encodes these proteins:
- the KRBA1 gene encoding protein KRBA1 isoform X7 — protein MTRPALLGGNQPTPLRLCPQVSMAFQDLAVRFSEDEWRLLGEGQRALYLDVMRENYDTLASLGTVDLLPLSAFLCPSEPGGAVGGGGCAADGQDSPRGGGPLGGAPQHSLHLSALVQLVKEIPEFLFGEVSPESGGASLDGEGASPEAAAVMGDTCPLRGLLGCLPDTPVGRPGLATMPSGSSSSSPPRARGQGSPLPIKTADTPRPVEEESPGAPSQEPSPPTRSPSRQKSHRNQETGATGTGAAGISPGNNPLQGLINYLKEILEPGPQHPEQPLSLPPPVAGLGATQLTRAELQPGSPPWADRDSLRRLSPPESAELSEGDPRGPGQATQPLRSKGPTAAGGPRGLEKEFWRPHEGLPTGPRPLQTPPPGPGAGSVLSAVKVEDGWARGPPEPASCQLSKRTHGPSAAGSPGDNGGTAWVRVPSWGSAARAGSASSSPLEALEACLRGIPLSGSLPSQPPASSWSRSPQPGDPGSQRPELQRLGSQSKGSQGTPASFSSSSSIDGDLDFQSPEGSQGHRPGKGSPVGSSPLQGLENCLREIPAPGPQPTWSCSSAGHRGPWRVEPKNWTAGMEGLRGEAWEPAHLGQRGGDVPTRSLRLASPQALASGTIPACHQRGPKDPGAARPGPWRWLPDGPATKPSPLHCLENSLKGILPGGPLRFTCLADPVPGPSPSPSSSSSSSSSSSISSSEGEDPRLEPELWQPLLQEGDRLPSCKGLGPPSPRPGGPRTGSSPGEGQRRGKTGDHRGLSAAGKAEEKVRGWSHPPWREVCLENLGPPGPLGSAGGGHVQIPPVRVALGKRCVSTPQMLCALPAGAAVGPRPAFQLEKRLGSGPCQPPGSACGPLSWNPTAGEEFRGLRPGDGSPGVTAGTHPRPLPGDPPGPPPGAAIPWAMPRASPRPPCPCGSSLQHELRSLGAALSEKLDRLAGALAGLAQEVAAVRTQVDRLGRRPWGSGTKGLLRGPRWTGGPAHRHAPYWRHKGPRRPRPKILRGQAEGCRAGDSSALASAKPRLMPQLPPDVPLAEASGPSSGPLSSACGSPAVLTVCHPLGRPEGHRSPPPPLLPAVPPPQVAASAAEPRAAAAAPPRTLKWPKDPSSLLAGLQRALDGELWGGEHRDPAWGSPSRHLNGLHPAEDAPPLAASSGGRPPPSAPCSRTFPVSGL, from the exons ATGACTAGGCCGGCCTTGCTGGGAGGGAACCAGCCAACTCCCCTGAGACTGTGCCCACAGGTGTCCATGGCCTTCCAGGACCTGGCCGTGCGGTTCTCCGAGGACGAGTGGcggctgctgggggaggggcagagggcgcTCTACCTGGACGTGATGCGGGAGAACTACGACACGCTGGCCTCCCTGG GGACAGTGGACCTGCTGCCCCTCTCTGCCTTCCTGTGTCCCTCGGAGCCTGGAGGAGCCGTGGGGGGCGGGGGCTGTGCTGCTGATGGGCAGGACTCTCCGCGGGGAGGAGGGCCCCTGG GAGGAGCCCCCCAGCACAGCCTGCATCTCAGCGCCCTGGTGCAGCTGGTGAAGGAGATCCCAGAGTTCCTGTTTGGGGAAGTCAGCCCTGAGAGCGGGGGAGCCAGCCTGGACGGGGAGGGGGCGAGCCCCGAGG CAGCAGCTGTGATGGGGGATACTTGCCCTCTCCGAGGCTTGCTCGGCTGCCTTCCTGACACACCTGTTGGCCGGCCTGGCCTGGCCACTATGCCCAGCGGCAGCTCATCCAGCAGCCCGCCCAGAGCCAGGGGGCAGGGGAGCCCCCTTCCCATCA AAACTGCTGACACGCCAAGGCCTGTGGAGGAGGAAAGCCCAGGAGCCCCCAGCCAGGAGCCTAGCCCTCCTACCCGTAGTCCCAGCAGGCAGAAGAGCCACAGGAATCAGGAGACAGGGGCCACGGGGACAG GAGCTGCGGGAATCTCTCCTGGGAACAACCCCTTGCAAGGCCTCATCAACTACCTGAAGGAAATCCTCGAGCCCGGGCCCCAGCACCCCGAGCAGCCCCTGAGCTTACCGCCACCAGTCGCCGGCCTGGGTGCGACCCAGCTGACCAGAGCAGAGCTGCAGCCCGGGAGCCCGCCCTGGGCAG ACAGAGACAGCCTCAGGAGATTGTCCCCTCCAGAGTCTGCTGAACTGTCTGAAGGAGATCCCAGAGGCCCGGGACAAGCAACCCAGCCCCTCAGGAGCAAGGGACCCACGGCTGCAGGAGGACCCAGGGGCCTGGAAAAGGAATTCTGGAG GCCTCATGAGGGGCTTCCCACagggccccgccccctccagaCCCCTCCCCCCGGGCCTGGAGCTGGCAGCGTGCTCTCTGCAGTGAAGGTGGAGGACGGCTGGGCCCGGGGGCCCCCGGAGCCCGCATCCTGTCAGCTCAGCAAGCGGACCCACGGCCCTTCTGCCGCGGGCAGCCCTGGGGACAATGGAGGCACCGCCTGGGTCCGAGTGCCCAGCTGGGGCTCTGCAGCTCGAG CCGGCAGCGCCTCGAGCTCACCCCTGGAAGCCCTGGAGGCCTGTCTGAGGGGCATCCCCCTGAGTGGGTCGTTACCTTCCCAGCCGCCAGCCAGCTCTTGGTCCCGGAGCCCCCAGCCAGGAGACCCTGGGTCTCAGAGGCCCGAGCTGCAGCGCCTCGGATCACAGAGCAAAG GCTCCCAAGGCACCCCCGCCAGCTTCTCTTCGTCCAGCAGCATTGACGGGGACCTGGATTTCCAGAGCCCTGAGGGCAGCCAGGGGCATCGGCCTGGAAAAG GAAGCCCCGTGGGAAGCTCCCCGCTCCAGGGCCTGGAGAACTGCCTCAGAGAGATACCTGCACCTGGGCCGCAGCCCACCTGGTCCTGCTCCTCGGCAGGGCACAGGGGGCCGTGGAGAGTGGAGCCCAAGAACTGGACGGCAGGCATGGAAG GACTGAGGGGCGAGGCCTGGGAGCCAGCCCACCTGGGACAGCGAGGGGGTGACGTGCCCACCAGGAGCCTCCGCCTGGCCAGCCCACAGGCACTTGCCTCTGGCACCATCCCTGCCTGCCACCAGCGAGGTCCCAAGGACCCCGGGGCCGCCAGGCCAGGACCGTGGAGGTGGCTCCCAGATG GGCCAGCCACCAAGCCCTCCCCACTCCACTGCCTGGAGAACTCTCTGAAGGGGATTTTGCCCGGGGGGCCCTTGCGCTTCACCTGCCTGGCCGACCCTGTCccgggccccagccccagccccagctccagctccagctccagctccagctccagcatcAGCAGCTCAGAAGGAGAAGACCCAAGGCTGGAGCCAGAGCTCTGGCAGCCCCTCCTGCAGG AGGGGGACCGCCTTCCCAGCTGCAAGGGCCTTGGCCCTCCTTCCCCACGCCCTGGCGGCCCTCGCACTGGCAGCAGCCCTGGTGAAGGCCAGAGAAGAGGCAAGACCGGGGACCACCGTGGTCTCAGTGCAG CAGGAAAAGCAGAAGAGAAGGTGAGAGGCTGGTCCCATCCGCCCTGGAGAGAAGTGTGCTTGGAGAACCTGGGCCCGCCTGGCCCCCTGGGCAGCGCCGGCGGAG gtcaTGTCCAAATACCCCCGGTCAGAGTGGCTCTGGGAAAACGATGTGTATCCACACCGCAAATGCTCTGTGCTCTTCCTGCGGGGGCAGCTGTGGGTCCCCGCCCTGCCTTTCAGCTGGAGAAGAGGTTGGGGTCTGGGCCCTGCCAGCCTCCTGGGTCAGCCTGTGGGCCCCTGTCCTGGAATCCGACGGCTGGTGAAGAGTTCAGGGGCCTGAGGCCCGGAGACGGAAGCCCAGGTGTTACAG CCGGGACCCACCCGAGGCCCCTTCCCGGAGATCCGCCTGGGCCTCCCCCCGGAGCCGCCATCCCTTGGGCTATGCCGCGCGCCTCCCCGCGGCCACCGTGCCCCTGCGGGAGTTCCCTGCAGCACGAGCTCCGCAGCCTCGGTGCCGCCCTCTCGGAGAAGCTGGATCGGCTGGCCGGGGCCCTGGCCGGCCTGGCTCAGGAAGTGGCCGCCGTGAGAACCCAGGTGGATCGGCTGGGGCGGCGCCCGTGGGGCTCGGGGACGAAGGGCCTCCTCCGGGGCCCTCGCTGGACCGGTGGCCCTGCTCACAGACACGCGCCCTACTGGAGGCACAAGGGCCCCCGCAGGCCGAGACCGAAGATCTTGCGGGGCCAGGCGGAAGGCTGCAGGGCTGGCGACTCCTCAGCCCTGGCCAGCGCGAAGCCCCGCCTGATGCCTCAGCTGCCCCCGGACGTGCCCCTGGCAGAGGCTTCTGGGCCCAGCTCTGGCCCTCTCTCCTCGGCATGCGGCAGCCCCGCTGTGCTGACCGTGTGTCACCCCCTCGGACGCCCGGAGGGCCACCGGAGCCCCCCGCCCCCTTTGCTGCCTGCTGTCCCACCCCCCCAGGTGGCCGCCAGTGCAGCAGAGCCTCGGGCTGCAGCAGCGGCACCACCCAGGACCCTGAAGTGGCCCAAGGATCCAAGCAGCCTGTTGGCAGGGCTCCAGAGAGCCCTTGATGGGGAGCTGTGGGGTGGGGAGCACAGGGACCCCGCGTGGGGGTCCCCTAGCCGCCATCTTAATGGGCTGCATCCTGCCGAGGATGCCCCACCCCTGGCCGCCTCTTCCGGGGGCCGGCCTCCGCCCTCGGCCCCCTGCAGCAGAACCTTCCCCGTGTCTGGACTATGA
- the KRBA1 gene encoding protein KRBA1 isoform X14, translated as MTRPALLGGNQPTPLRLCPQVSMAFQDLAVRFSEDEWRLLGEGQRALYLDVMRENYDTLASLGTVDLLPLSAFLCPSEPGGAVGGGGCAADGQDSPRGGGPLGGAPQHSLHLSALVQLVKEIPEFLFGEVSPESGGASLDGEGASPEAAAVMGDTCPLRGLLGCLPDTPVGRPGLATMPSGSSSSSPPRARGQGSPLPIKTADTPRPVEEESPGAPSQEPSPPTRSPSRQKSHRNQETGATGTGAAGISPGNNPLQGLINYLKEILEPGPQHPEQPLSLPPPVAGLGATQLTRAELQPGSPPWAVKTETASGDCPLQSLLNCLKEIPEARDKQPSPSGARDPRLQEDPGAWKRNSGGPRPLQTPPPGPGAGSVLSAVKVEDGWARGPPEPASCQLSKRTHGPSAAGSPGDNGGTAWVRVPSWGSAARAGSASSSPLEALEACLRGIPLSGSLPSQPPASSWSRSPQPGDPGSQRPELQRLGSQSKGSQGTPASFSSSSSIDGDLDFQSPEGSQGHRPGKGSPVGSSPLQGLENCLREIPAPGPQPTWSCSSAGHRGPWRVEPKNWTAGMEGPATKPSPLHCLENSLKGILPGGPLRFTCLADPVPGPSPSPSSSSSSSSSSSISSSEGEDPRLEPELWQPLLQEGDRLPSCKGLGPPSPRPGGPRTGSSPGEGQRRGKTGDHRGLSAAGKAEEKVRGWSHPPWREVCLENLGPPGPLGSAGGGHVQIPPVRVALGKRCVSTPQMLCALPAGAAVGPRPAFQLEKRLGSGPCQPPGSACGPLSWNPTAGEEFRGLRPGDGSPGVTAGTHPRPLPGDPPGPPPGAAIPWAMPRASPRPPCPCGSSLQHELRSLGAALSEKLDRLAGALAGLAQEVAAVRTQVDRLGRRPWGSGTKGLLRGPRWTGGPAHRHAPYWRHKGPRRPRPKILRGQAEGCRAGDSSALASAKPRLMPQLPPDVPLAEASGPSSGPLSSACGSPAVLTVCHPLGRPEGHRSPPPPLLPAVPPPQVAASAAEPRAAAAAPPRTLKWPKDPSSLLAGLQRALDGELWGGEHRDPAWGSPSRHLNGLHPAEDAPPLAASSGGRPPPSAPCSRTFPVSGL; from the exons ATGACTAGGCCGGCCTTGCTGGGAGGGAACCAGCCAACTCCCCTGAGACTGTGCCCACAGGTGTCCATGGCCTTCCAGGACCTGGCCGTGCGGTTCTCCGAGGACGAGTGGcggctgctgggggaggggcagagggcgcTCTACCTGGACGTGATGCGGGAGAACTACGACACGCTGGCCTCCCTGG GGACAGTGGACCTGCTGCCCCTCTCTGCCTTCCTGTGTCCCTCGGAGCCTGGAGGAGCCGTGGGGGGCGGGGGCTGTGCTGCTGATGGGCAGGACTCTCCGCGGGGAGGAGGGCCCCTGG GAGGAGCCCCCCAGCACAGCCTGCATCTCAGCGCCCTGGTGCAGCTGGTGAAGGAGATCCCAGAGTTCCTGTTTGGGGAAGTCAGCCCTGAGAGCGGGGGAGCCAGCCTGGACGGGGAGGGGGCGAGCCCCGAGG CAGCAGCTGTGATGGGGGATACTTGCCCTCTCCGAGGCTTGCTCGGCTGCCTTCCTGACACACCTGTTGGCCGGCCTGGCCTGGCCACTATGCCCAGCGGCAGCTCATCCAGCAGCCCGCCCAGAGCCAGGGGGCAGGGGAGCCCCCTTCCCATCA AAACTGCTGACACGCCAAGGCCTGTGGAGGAGGAAAGCCCAGGAGCCCCCAGCCAGGAGCCTAGCCCTCCTACCCGTAGTCCCAGCAGGCAGAAGAGCCACAGGAATCAGGAGACAGGGGCCACGGGGACAG GAGCTGCGGGAATCTCTCCTGGGAACAACCCCTTGCAAGGCCTCATCAACTACCTGAAGGAAATCCTCGAGCCCGGGCCCCAGCACCCCGAGCAGCCCCTGAGCTTACCGCCACCAGTCGCCGGCCTGGGTGCGACCCAGCTGACCAGAGCAGAGCTGCAGCCCGGGAGCCCGCCCTGGGCAG TGAAGACAGAGACAGCCTCAGGAGATTGTCCCCTCCAGAGTCTGCTGAACTGTCTGAAGGAGATCCCAGAGGCCCGGGACAAGCAACCCAGCCCCTCAGGAGCAAGGGACCCACGGCTGCAGGAGGACCCAGGGGCCTGGAAAAGGAATTCTGGAG ggccccgccccctccagaCCCCTCCCCCCGGGCCTGGAGCTGGCAGCGTGCTCTCTGCAGTGAAGGTGGAGGACGGCTGGGCCCGGGGGCCCCCGGAGCCCGCATCCTGTCAGCTCAGCAAGCGGACCCACGGCCCTTCTGCCGCGGGCAGCCCTGGGGACAATGGAGGCACCGCCTGGGTCCGAGTGCCCAGCTGGGGCTCTGCAGCTCGAG CCGGCAGCGCCTCGAGCTCACCCCTGGAAGCCCTGGAGGCCTGTCTGAGGGGCATCCCCCTGAGTGGGTCGTTACCTTCCCAGCCGCCAGCCAGCTCTTGGTCCCGGAGCCCCCAGCCAGGAGACCCTGGGTCTCAGAGGCCCGAGCTGCAGCGCCTCGGATCACAGAGCAAAG GCTCCCAAGGCACCCCCGCCAGCTTCTCTTCGTCCAGCAGCATTGACGGGGACCTGGATTTCCAGAGCCCTGAGGGCAGCCAGGGGCATCGGCCTGGAAAAG GAAGCCCCGTGGGAAGCTCCCCGCTCCAGGGCCTGGAGAACTGCCTCAGAGAGATACCTGCACCTGGGCCGCAGCCCACCTGGTCCTGCTCCTCGGCAGGGCACAGGGGGCCGTGGAGAGTGGAGCCCAAGAACTGGACGGCAGGCATGGAAG GGCCAGCCACCAAGCCCTCCCCACTCCACTGCCTGGAGAACTCTCTGAAGGGGATTTTGCCCGGGGGGCCCTTGCGCTTCACCTGCCTGGCCGACCCTGTCccgggccccagccccagccccagctccagctccagctccagctccagctccagcatcAGCAGCTCAGAAGGAGAAGACCCAAGGCTGGAGCCAGAGCTCTGGCAGCCCCTCCTGCAGG AGGGGGACCGCCTTCCCAGCTGCAAGGGCCTTGGCCCTCCTTCCCCACGCCCTGGCGGCCCTCGCACTGGCAGCAGCCCTGGTGAAGGCCAGAGAAGAGGCAAGACCGGGGACCACCGTGGTCTCAGTGCAG CAGGAAAAGCAGAAGAGAAGGTGAGAGGCTGGTCCCATCCGCCCTGGAGAGAAGTGTGCTTGGAGAACCTGGGCCCGCCTGGCCCCCTGGGCAGCGCCGGCGGAG gtcaTGTCCAAATACCCCCGGTCAGAGTGGCTCTGGGAAAACGATGTGTATCCACACCGCAAATGCTCTGTGCTCTTCCTGCGGGGGCAGCTGTGGGTCCCCGCCCTGCCTTTCAGCTGGAGAAGAGGTTGGGGTCTGGGCCCTGCCAGCCTCCTGGGTCAGCCTGTGGGCCCCTGTCCTGGAATCCGACGGCTGGTGAAGAGTTCAGGGGCCTGAGGCCCGGAGACGGAAGCCCAGGTGTTACAG CCGGGACCCACCCGAGGCCCCTTCCCGGAGATCCGCCTGGGCCTCCCCCCGGAGCCGCCATCCCTTGGGCTATGCCGCGCGCCTCCCCGCGGCCACCGTGCCCCTGCGGGAGTTCCCTGCAGCACGAGCTCCGCAGCCTCGGTGCCGCCCTCTCGGAGAAGCTGGATCGGCTGGCCGGGGCCCTGGCCGGCCTGGCTCAGGAAGTGGCCGCCGTGAGAACCCAGGTGGATCGGCTGGGGCGGCGCCCGTGGGGCTCGGGGACGAAGGGCCTCCTCCGGGGCCCTCGCTGGACCGGTGGCCCTGCTCACAGACACGCGCCCTACTGGAGGCACAAGGGCCCCCGCAGGCCGAGACCGAAGATCTTGCGGGGCCAGGCGGAAGGCTGCAGGGCTGGCGACTCCTCAGCCCTGGCCAGCGCGAAGCCCCGCCTGATGCCTCAGCTGCCCCCGGACGTGCCCCTGGCAGAGGCTTCTGGGCCCAGCTCTGGCCCTCTCTCCTCGGCATGCGGCAGCCCCGCTGTGCTGACCGTGTGTCACCCCCTCGGACGCCCGGAGGGCCACCGGAGCCCCCCGCCCCCTTTGCTGCCTGCTGTCCCACCCCCCCAGGTGGCCGCCAGTGCAGCAGAGCCTCGGGCTGCAGCAGCGGCACCACCCAGGACCCTGAAGTGGCCCAAGGATCCAAGCAGCCTGTTGGCAGGGCTCCAGAGAGCCCTTGATGGGGAGCTGTGGGGTGGGGAGCACAGGGACCCCGCGTGGGGGTCCCCTAGCCGCCATCTTAATGGGCTGCATCCTGCCGAGGATGCCCCACCCCTGGCCGCCTCTTCCGGGGGCCGGCCTCCGCCCTCGGCCCCCTGCAGCAGAACCTTCCCCGTGTCTGGACTATGA
- the KRBA1 gene encoding protein KRBA1 isoform X1, translating into MRWRREPCAELGASWVFYAVVSVDRTRVLGVIQWGPEQTGKTTLVPEVLTVPGVWVVIRTHTCTGAWMAGAWAAGVIACGRAEAGSHSRGGPSLFSFAGTVDLLPLSAFLCPSEPGGAVGGGGCAADGQDSPRGGGPLGGAPQHSLHLSALVQLVKEIPEFLFGEVSPESGGASLDGEGASPEAAAVMGDTCPLRGLLGCLPDTPVGRPGLATMPSGSSSSSPPRARGQGSPLPIKTADTPRPVEEESPGAPSQEPSPPTRSPSRQKSHRNQETGATGTGAAGISPGNNPLQGLINYLKEILEPGPQHPEQPLSLPPPVAGLGATQLTRAELQPGSPPWADRDSLRRLSPPESAELSEGDPRGPGQATQPLRSKGPTAAGGPRGLEKEFWRPHEGLPTGPRPLQTPPPGPGAGSVLSAVKVEDGWARGPPEPASCQLSKRTHGPSAAGSPGDNGGTAWVRVPSWGSAARAGSASSSPLEALEACLRGIPLSGSLPSQPPASSWSRSPQPGDPGSQRPELQRLGSQSKGSQGTPASFSSSSSIDGDLDFQSPEGSQGHRPGKGSPVGSSPLQGLENCLREIPAPGPQPTWSCSSAGHRGPWRVEPKNWTAGMEGLRGEAWEPAHLGQRGGDVPTRSLRLASPQALASGTIPACHQRGPKDPGAARPGPWRWLPDGPATKPSPLHCLENSLKGILPGGPLRFTCLADPVPGPSPSPSSSSSSSSSSSISSSEGEDPRLEPELWQPLLQEGDRLPSCKGLGPPSPRPGGPRTGSSPGEGQRRGKTGDHRGLSAAGKAEEKVRGWSHPPWREVCLENLGPPGPLGSAGGGHVQIPPVRVALGKRCVSTPQMLCALPAGAAVGPRPAFQLEKRLGSGPCQPPGSACGPLSWNPTAGEEFRGLRPGDGSPGVTAGTHPRPLPGDPPGPPPGAAIPWAMPRASPRPPCPCGSSLQHELRSLGAALSEKLDRLAGALAGLAQEVAAVRTQVDRLGRRPWGSGTKGLLRGPRWTGGPAHRHAPYWRHKGPRRPRPKILRGQAEGCRAGDSSALASAKPRLMPQLPPDVPLAEASGPSSGPLSSACGSPAVLTVCHPLGRPEGHRSPPPPLLPAVPPPQVAASAAEPRAAAAAPPRTLKWPKDPSSLLAGLQRALDGELWGGEHRDPAWGSPSRHLNGLHPAEDAPPLAASSGGRPPPSAPCSRTFPVSGL; encoded by the exons ATGAGGTGGCGTCGAGAGCCTTGTGCTGAGCTGGGGGCCTCGTGGGTCTTTTATGCTGTCGTTTCTGTGGACCGTACTAGGGTGCTGGGTGTGATCCAGTGGGGGCCCGAACAAACTGGCAAAACAACACTGGTTCCCGAGGTTCTGACCGTCCCTGGGGTTTGGGTGGTCATACGGACACACACGTGCACGGGTGCGTGGATGGCAGGTGCCTGGGCTGCTGGCGTGATCGCGTGTGGGAGGGCGGAGGCCGGCTCCCACTCCCGGGGGGGACCGTCCCTCTTTTCCTTCGCAGGGACAGTGGACCTGCTGCCCCTCTCTGCCTTCCTGTGTCCCTCGGAGCCTGGAGGAGCCGTGGGGGGCGGGGGCTGTGCTGCTGATGGGCAGGACTCTCCGCGGGGAGGAGGGCCCCTGG GAGGAGCCCCCCAGCACAGCCTGCATCTCAGCGCCCTGGTGCAGCTGGTGAAGGAGATCCCAGAGTTCCTGTTTGGGGAAGTCAGCCCTGAGAGCGGGGGAGCCAGCCTGGACGGGGAGGGGGCGAGCCCCGAGG CAGCAGCTGTGATGGGGGATACTTGCCCTCTCCGAGGCTTGCTCGGCTGCCTTCCTGACACACCTGTTGGCCGGCCTGGCCTGGCCACTATGCCCAGCGGCAGCTCATCCAGCAGCCCGCCCAGAGCCAGGGGGCAGGGGAGCCCCCTTCCCATCA AAACTGCTGACACGCCAAGGCCTGTGGAGGAGGAAAGCCCAGGAGCCCCCAGCCAGGAGCCTAGCCCTCCTACCCGTAGTCCCAGCAGGCAGAAGAGCCACAGGAATCAGGAGACAGGGGCCACGGGGACAG GAGCTGCGGGAATCTCTCCTGGGAACAACCCCTTGCAAGGCCTCATCAACTACCTGAAGGAAATCCTCGAGCCCGGGCCCCAGCACCCCGAGCAGCCCCTGAGCTTACCGCCACCAGTCGCCGGCCTGGGTGCGACCCAGCTGACCAGAGCAGAGCTGCAGCCCGGGAGCCCGCCCTGGGCAG ACAGAGACAGCCTCAGGAGATTGTCCCCTCCAGAGTCTGCTGAACTGTCTGAAGGAGATCCCAGAGGCCCGGGACAAGCAACCCAGCCCCTCAGGAGCAAGGGACCCACGGCTGCAGGAGGACCCAGGGGCCTGGAAAAGGAATTCTGGAG GCCTCATGAGGGGCTTCCCACagggccccgccccctccagaCCCCTCCCCCCGGGCCTGGAGCTGGCAGCGTGCTCTCTGCAGTGAAGGTGGAGGACGGCTGGGCCCGGGGGCCCCCGGAGCCCGCATCCTGTCAGCTCAGCAAGCGGACCCACGGCCCTTCTGCCGCGGGCAGCCCTGGGGACAATGGAGGCACCGCCTGGGTCCGAGTGCCCAGCTGGGGCTCTGCAGCTCGAG CCGGCAGCGCCTCGAGCTCACCCCTGGAAGCCCTGGAGGCCTGTCTGAGGGGCATCCCCCTGAGTGGGTCGTTACCTTCCCAGCCGCCAGCCAGCTCTTGGTCCCGGAGCCCCCAGCCAGGAGACCCTGGGTCTCAGAGGCCCGAGCTGCAGCGCCTCGGATCACAGAGCAAAG GCTCCCAAGGCACCCCCGCCAGCTTCTCTTCGTCCAGCAGCATTGACGGGGACCTGGATTTCCAGAGCCCTGAGGGCAGCCAGGGGCATCGGCCTGGAAAAG GAAGCCCCGTGGGAAGCTCCCCGCTCCAGGGCCTGGAGAACTGCCTCAGAGAGATACCTGCACCTGGGCCGCAGCCCACCTGGTCCTGCTCCTCGGCAGGGCACAGGGGGCCGTGGAGAGTGGAGCCCAAGAACTGGACGGCAGGCATGGAAG GACTGAGGGGCGAGGCCTGGGAGCCAGCCCACCTGGGACAGCGAGGGGGTGACGTGCCCACCAGGAGCCTCCGCCTGGCCAGCCCACAGGCACTTGCCTCTGGCACCATCCCTGCCTGCCACCAGCGAGGTCCCAAGGACCCCGGGGCCGCCAGGCCAGGACCGTGGAGGTGGCTCCCAGATG GGCCAGCCACCAAGCCCTCCCCACTCCACTGCCTGGAGAACTCTCTGAAGGGGATTTTGCCCGGGGGGCCCTTGCGCTTCACCTGCCTGGCCGACCCTGTCccgggccccagccccagccccagctccagctccagctccagctccagctccagcatcAGCAGCTCAGAAGGAGAAGACCCAAGGCTGGAGCCAGAGCTCTGGCAGCCCCTCCTGCAGG AGGGGGACCGCCTTCCCAGCTGCAAGGGCCTTGGCCCTCCTTCCCCACGCCCTGGCGGCCCTCGCACTGGCAGCAGCCCTGGTGAAGGCCAGAGAAGAGGCAAGACCGGGGACCACCGTGGTCTCAGTGCAG CAGGAAAAGCAGAAGAGAAGGTGAGAGGCTGGTCCCATCCGCCCTGGAGAGAAGTGTGCTTGGAGAACCTGGGCCCGCCTGGCCCCCTGGGCAGCGCCGGCGGAG gtcaTGTCCAAATACCCCCGGTCAGAGTGGCTCTGGGAAAACGATGTGTATCCACACCGCAAATGCTCTGTGCTCTTCCTGCGGGGGCAGCTGTGGGTCCCCGCCCTGCCTTTCAGCTGGAGAAGAGGTTGGGGTCTGGGCCCTGCCAGCCTCCTGGGTCAGCCTGTGGGCCCCTGTCCTGGAATCCGACGGCTGGTGAAGAGTTCAGGGGCCTGAGGCCCGGAGACGGAAGCCCAGGTGTTACAG CCGGGACCCACCCGAGGCCCCTTCCCGGAGATCCGCCTGGGCCTCCCCCCGGAGCCGCCATCCCTTGGGCTATGCCGCGCGCCTCCCCGCGGCCACCGTGCCCCTGCGGGAGTTCCCTGCAGCACGAGCTCCGCAGCCTCGGTGCCGCCCTCTCGGAGAAGCTGGATCGGCTGGCCGGGGCCCTGGCCGGCCTGGCTCAGGAAGTGGCCGCCGTGAGAACCCAGGTGGATCGGCTGGGGCGGCGCCCGTGGGGCTCGGGGACGAAGGGCCTCCTCCGGGGCCCTCGCTGGACCGGTGGCCCTGCTCACAGACACGCGCCCTACTGGAGGCACAAGGGCCCCCGCAGGCCGAGACCGAAGATCTTGCGGGGCCAGGCGGAAGGCTGCAGGGCTGGCGACTCCTCAGCCCTGGCCAGCGCGAAGCCCCGCCTGATGCCTCAGCTGCCCCCGGACGTGCCCCTGGCAGAGGCTTCTGGGCCCAGCTCTGGCCCTCTCTCCTCGGCATGCGGCAGCCCCGCTGTGCTGACCGTGTGTCACCCCCTCGGACGCCCGGAGGGCCACCGGAGCCCCCCGCCCCCTTTGCTGCCTGCTGTCCCACCCCCCCAGGTGGCCGCCAGTGCAGCAGAGCCTCGGGCTGCAGCAGCGGCACCACCCAGGACCCTGAAGTGGCCCAAGGATCCAAGCAGCCTGTTGGCAGGGCTCCAGAGAGCCCTTGATGGGGAGCTGTGGGGTGGGGAGCACAGGGACCCCGCGTGGGGGTCCCCTAGCCGCCATCTTAATGGGCTGCATCCTGCCGAGGATGCCCCACCCCTGGCCGCCTCTTCCGGGGGCCGGCCTCCGCCCTCGGCCCCCTGCAGCAGAACCTTCCCCGTGTCTGGACTATGA